Sequence from the Carassius auratus strain Wakin chromosome 32, ASM336829v1, whole genome shotgun sequence genome:
CGTTCAGTTTTACATCTCTCGTTCCCTGAAGCAGAGGTTCTGAAAGAGCCTGCTTCTCCTGAGAGCAACATCACGGTTTTAAAACATTCCCTCGTGTTCTTCTTCAAACATTCCCAAAATACAACACACAGCATTCTCTTAAAAGGGTTTCTCCACTTTACTAATGCTAGTAACAACAtggtggtgtttttattttttccagaaCAGTGGAAATGGTCATTGGTATCATTTGCAAGATTATCTTTTGTGTGTGACGTCTTTTAAAAATGAGTCTGCTGTCATTTAACAGCTTCACATATACATATAATCTGTTTATTGCTGGTATGTTGCTATACTGCATACGAGTCATCTGGGGTACCTTAAcattataaaaagtaataaatatgaaAGAATACCAGGCTCAAAGAAACTGATTGCACTTCATTTGCTAAGACCCCAAACCTACACACTAGCCCAGTGATTCCTCTTATTGTAGATACAGAAGCGGCTACAGGTGATCAGCAATACataatgaataaagtaaaaagtaaaaatgaccATACTGGAGAAGAAGTGACAAAAGCACTTAATTCTATAACACAAAGGCAATCACAGATTGCAAAACCTTGAGGCCACAGTACAAATGTCTTCTGGACGTTTAGTTATCCTAAGTTTCCAACCTTTTGATTTAGAAACCTTCAAACAGACTTCATCACACCTTTTCTGTGAGTATACATGTACACAAATAGAAGCATCCTTGGTGTTTTAACTTGTGTTTGATTCTTATTTCAAGTTGCCACTTAATTTCTTGCAAACGGTTTCTAATTTTACTTTTGGTCTACGTTAAAAACTAAGTATGATAAACCCACAATCAGTTGAGTCTATATACTACACTAAGCAGTCGGCACAAATGTGATTGGCAAGTCAAACCTCTCTCTGGTTCTCAAAATAACACTCAAGGTGGTCGGTCTGTATGAGAGACTCGCAGTGCTGCCAGCGTTTCCAAAAGAATAAAAACTACAAATCCTATATAGACAGTACACAGACCTCTTTGGATATTTTAGGGATTTTGCACAGTCTCAATTTTTTTCCCTTTGATTTCTCTTTCAGTTTTCCAGCGCAAAGTAAAACTAAAAAATGTGCACTTCCAAACCACATTTTTTGCCTGTCCTTATCCATAGGACCAGCACACACACTCAATTTGTATACACAGTTTCACCATTACTTCTCACTCGTTCACCTTCAGTGAAAGTGAACCTAGCTATGATTTTGTACAGTCCAATAGTGGCACTCCAGCAACCTGGTAATGAGGAGACTGCTGTGACCAGTAACTCTACTGTAACAACGAGAATGCTGATGGTAGTAATGAATGCCAGGGGGATTCTTTTGGCTGTTCAAAAGGTGCTGTTCAAGGCACACCAGCCTGCTCTTTGTTTTCTTGAATCATTATATAGAGGAGCACAATTAAGAGCAGAAGTTATGCTTGGACAGGAACCAGGAACACCCAATATAGTTTGAAGGCCCTCTGTTTTGGCACTCTTTGTAGCTCACTTCATGACCTCTGACACCCACTTAGTCATTATGAGGCTTCTCGGTTGAGCCCTGCAGAGAAACAGACAGTGTGTTAGTAAGAAAATGCAGTGTTTGCACATCTAGCATAACCAAAtagactaaataaaataaaataaaaagggaaaccACTTGATTTGCATTCACCTCCTTATAATCTCAGAATATGTGACCAGGCAATAAACTGTACCACTGTGCATAAAGcctaaaaagaaatattaatatgCAGCAACTGACTACGCATTGGAAGTCGGAGTACTCTGCTTACTTCTAACTACCTAGCACCCCAGGTTTGCATTTAAAATGGTGCTTTGAGCAATTCAAAATTGGTTTGGACACAAAGCTGAAGCTTGTCCTGTTAAAGCCCACTTGGCCCCTCAACACTGTGGCTATAATTAGTATGCACTATATGACACATGCCTTGTATATGCACAAATTATACAGGGCTTGTTTGGATGTGGGGCACTGTAAAATATGATAGCCCCTCATGGACCTAGACCTCCTCACACGCCTCACCCATGGGCAGCTGGCCAGTCCCCAAAAACAGCAATCTCTAAGAGAACATCTACTCCTCCAAAACCAAACGGTTTCAATGGTAATCAATTAGAATACTGTCGTTGTGATTGTTTGAATAGTGTTAGTACTATTAGTTGCAGGactttacataaattatatttaaaagataaagTGATTGAGGACTACAAAATAATTCACAGGCACATCAATGGCCTCTGTTCAGTATATTCAGATAAATCGAGTTTGTAAATCTCTTAACTGGCCACTTCATAAAGAAAGCTGAGAGAAATACAAGCAGAGCACTAATCCCAACTGGTCAAGCAAAATCAGCTGGTGCCAACTCGAAAACAAAAAACAGCCTGGAATAACATGTAAATCGCACCACTTGGAGCCAGTAAATCACTCGGTTTACCATCTCCTGACCATTAGCATGAAAAACAAGGAGCGTAATCTGCTTTCACGCCCTTATTGAGAAAGAACGAGGTTATGTCAGCAAGACAAAGAGCCACAGCTGACTGAGAAGGCTTGGAGGGGATGGCACAAGCATGCCTCGGACTACAATCAGCAGCTAATTATGATGTTTCAGTCCAGGCGCAAGACAGTGTGGATGTCAACAGTGCACTGGACACGGTTAACAGACGGATCACTAGAACAATAGAAACGCACTTGATAGAAAAgcaatattttcacacatttctaGTCAAATTTAAGTGTGctataagaaaatgtaaaaagtactGTCCAGACCCCTATAGTTTTACACATTTATGAAAATTACAAGGCAAACCGTCTACCACTTTTCAGCTACCGTATGGTCCAATCTGGATAAAGTTCTGTACTGCATCAGATACAAAAACTACATTTTTCTGTTGCCTTTTCTTAATGTTAAAAACTTGAATACCTCTTGAATCCCAAGCATGTCTGAATCGGTTTATGAAATCACTTATGTTAACAGCTGTATCTCAAATCTTGTTTAGAAAACTAATCTTGTCTGAAAAGTGCTTAAAGTTCTAGATTAAATTGTAAACACACAAATTGTTTTGTGTAATTATCTGGCTCAAAGTCTGATTTGTTTCCGAAAAGATTGAGGCTGGATATGAAAAGAGCaaaacatttacaccgagtgctGTGAATAGCTGACGAACCATTCCAGGATATTCAGTTTCACTTTTGCTTCTGTAGGCTTGCCCCATTAAAGTTTCGTTTCTGAACAGAAAAGAGCCACTAGGCCTAGTGCAGAGCACTTCAGGAAACTAAAGACAATACAGGAGTAACCTAACAGAGTTACTGTACTTCAATGATGCCATGGAATATGAAAGACAGGAAacaggtttggtgagcagaaaacaTGGGGAAGAGTTGCTTACCATAGCCAGCTGTCGGCCGATATTTCCAACTGTCACTCCACCAGAGAAGAAAATACAAGGCAGCCACGAACGCACATACAAGAAGTCTGGAGACGTGTACCTGAGACACAGTACAAGAAATGTACTAAAACAACTTGCTAATAACCTCCAACAATTGTTAAGTCCTAGCTATGAGGGAAAAATGACATCCAGACATTTACAAGAATCTCTTATCTGAAGATTGAGCATGTATTATAAAATCAGAAGCGGACCTGTGACTTAGCTCTCACTTGGTAATTGATGATAAATGACAAGCTGTTTTCAAATGCAATGTTTCTTTATGTGTGAGTCATAACTTACTGGTAGATGCCATTGTAGACCAGCAGCTGAGCAATGAGGGTGGCTAGAAAAGCAGTGGTCAGCCCTAGTCCGAAGCCACTCCTGGAGCGGTCAAACGTCCACCAGAGGCCCAGAGACAGGGCAGCCAGAGTTAGTGAAAGCTGCACATTATTGGCAAAGTCCAGTTTCTGTGAGGTACTCTGACTTAAGGGAAATACAATTTAGTTCTAGGTTTGAACTTTCTTtagataaatgttaaaaaatgttttgagacTTCATGTGTGATAATACCTGAAGGGCTCACTGGTATTTGAGGAAATCTGTCTCAGTGTGATTCCAGTAATAATAGATCTTTTTgactaaaggctggaatacactacatgactttaGCCCATATTTTTGCCCTAAAATGCAGTTTGGAGAAGTAGACACTAGTTGGCGAAACAGTCTTTAGATTCTGAGCAGTCAGAGTTAAAACTATTGTATGATGGgactcacattttcttttatgtttaaaagtattttttttttttttaatcttcatctATCAAGCAACTCCTTCCTAGCAATTATGTGTATTTTCCTGCATGAGTTTTAACAACATTGTCAATTTCCTGTGTGATGCCTAGTTTTTCTCTATAACAATTTACAAAGTCAACAAGTACATGATGCCTAATATGTTTATAAAAACTGTTCAGAAAGGTTGTGTGGTGTCCAGTCTTAAAACAACACAGATCTGAGAACAGTTCAAAAGTCTGCACGGTCCACACTGGCTACAGTTTAATGAGTGTGACTGGTAAGGATACAGCACTGGCGTGATTGATGCCCACAAAAACAGCAATGCAACGCGTCACACTGGCCCACTCCCGTTTAAACTTGTGCGGTTCTCCAAGATGACGGTCCAAGCAGGGGTACAAGAGACCAACCACAGCTGAGGAAAGAGAAAACATAAGTGCTTTAAACAACAGTGATTCttcaaaaacatgaagaaaaaaaaatcacatttgatgaatctaattttgtatttttcttctgACTGCTTTTTATAACAAATAACCAAGAAAGCTTTTGTTTTACCCATTAACTGAGTAAGAGGGAGAGCACAAGGACAAAAAAGGCATTTTTGCTACTGAAAAGAAGTAGACTGGTATGTGTGGACTGTGAGCAATGCAAGGGGGAGGAGTTGTATGTGACCAAATTTATATCAATTTCACTTCCGTGTCTCTCTTTTCAACTAAGTGGCATGTTCTGTCTTCCAGCCAATGGCGTGCCTCCTCGCAGCTCACCCGTTCTGAGCGCAGCCAATGAAAACGCAGCACCCCAAAGACTGACCCCGAATGCCTGGCTGTTTCCAGGGCAGCGCTAACCGATAACGACAGAACTCAATGTCAACAAAACTGCCCCCAAATCACCAGTATGAGTAATGTAAATACGATAACAAAAGGTCCACGGCAAACAGAAGGTTTTTGCCCTGTCGACACAAACGAAACAATGTAATATGTGTCCCCGACTCACCCGCAGCTGTCCCACAGCAGAGGGGGATCCACCAGGCCGAGGAAAACAGCGTGTCCAGCACTTCCTCTGGGAACAATGTGACGTTTCTCTGGATCTGGAGCAAGTTCAGCACCAAGGCGAGAACTACTCCGACGATAAACAACACTAGCCCCCGGCGAATTAAATTAGCGGACTGGAGGCTGTGCAGAGAGCCGTACGCGTGTCCCAGGACTGAGGTTATGATGGACATCATCTCTCCTGATTTACAAACACTCCAGCTAGCGCTCGACAGATCCTTAGTCTTTACAGTCGATGAACAGGAGCAGCTCCAGCAGTGCTCCTCTAGTCTTGGCATTTGGCACTGCGAGAACCGAAAATGTTATtgttaatgtgaaaaaaaatgctAGAATAATACCTAGAGTCAAGGTATTACGCTACAAATACTTTTAGCTCAGCAAACTACAAATACTGTCGTCAGCGAGTTCTCAGTGGAAGTAACTGGCTATGAAAACACACATGATCCTCAGGCAGTCCTCGTCTTAACCAAGGCGCATCTGTGCTTTTCGAAACTATTCTGCAAAAAGCTAAGCTAACAAAAGACGCTTTCAGATGTGGTGTTTGGTCACATCATCTCTTCGCGCAAGGCTGCCGTCTCTTTCTCTCCACAGTACTATAATGCCACGCGCGCGCTTCCTCTGCAGAAAACAAGCGCGGTCATGTCTGGTGAGTCGCGCTGGCCAATCAGAGAGCGGCGGGCCATATGACGCGAGCGCACGCCACCTCCCTCTCACGGACGCGCGTTGTTTATGTTCACTGCCGTCAGCTGTTCgtctgtgtgtgcgcgcgcgcgtgatGACAAATAGTCATGCAAAGTTTTCCATTTCTGGTTAAGGTTTAATGACCTTGTTGTTAATGATAGTTTCTTGTTTAATTTTAAGCGACGGAAATTAAGCTGTAATCTTGCATTATTTAAATCTGAACTCTACTTGGTTCGTGAATGAACTCCGATCTTATGAGTTAATACGGGTTTGTTAGTTTTTCGTACGTGACAGCGTGCAGTGTGCCTACGTGATGCATGTGCTGGACATTTTCCATTAGACTGAAAGAGGGAATCGGGTCATGATCGTCAGTGGGCTGTTCCCCATAGATAATAAGTGTTTGTACTCGTAGTACTGATTCAGAGTTCAAACTCTCACCTGAGTGGAACCACTACTCACCAGATAGAGGGGTCAGATGTTTGCCCTTTGTCAAGAGACTGTCAACAGCTATATACTAAACATGTCAGGACAGGTGATTACTTAAATTGCCTACATGATCATATAAATATGCTAGTACAAAAACAAGAAGTACGTAACTGATGTGTTGTAAGCATTTCAGTTGCGTCTGCCCTGTTAAACAAGTTCACACAGTAGCAATGTCTGTCCTTCACCTAAAAACATTTCTCAGATGCTATAATGGCAGGTGCTCAAGATCCATTCACTGAGCTATTTAGCCCCATTAACTGCAGGAACccattcagttttcatttagttATACTTCTCTACATGTTCCTTTGTTTATATACTCCCACCcccacatgcacacacgcacacacgtcGATTGTTGTTATGTAGGTTTTGTTGGcctttgttattttgtatttgtttcctgtaaatagtatttttacttttttgcattataataaaaataaaagtcgaTTCAATTTAACAGCAGCAGTTTAAAAACTCTGTAAGATCATAAGCAGATGTGTAAGATACCTTGGGAGGAACAGAGAGTAGACTGGGGAAGTCTTTCTCCTAGGACTGGCtcatatttaaagtaatttatgaCAACACAAACATATAATCATAGATCCATTTGTAATGCTCAGGAGTGGAAAATAAACAACTATATTGTTGAGCTGGGAGATTAACTGAAATCCATTTTAAACGAAGTTAACATTATCCAAGTGAAAGTATCAAAGCTCAAAAGCTTTGGAATGTGCCCTTTAGCTGTCTAAGTGAATCATCTTTCACATTCAGATTGTTTTTCTAAGTGTTGACACTTTCTTTCAAATCCACAGGCAGACACAACAGAAAAGCAATAACTGTAATGAAGGAGTGATTTTattactggtttaaaaaaattctaatgaaaTATTTTGCAATTGTTGTTGTTCTAGAGCTATAAAGCATGCAGGGTTCTCTCACTGTCAATTATTAACACTTGGGcaaaacattcatatttcatcTGTGTTTCAGGTGATTCGATGTCCTTAGCTCTTTCATTCCTGTTAATTCTTAAATGATTGAATAACAATGTGCATAAAACAAATCTATATAATTAGAATGGTATTTCAGCTTGAATATAGTGCACACAAATATAGTTTGAATAGGAACATGTATTgacataaaggaatagttcaccttcagttgctggtccccagtgacttccatagtatggaaaaagcactatgtaagtcaatggggaccagcaactgaaggtgaactatccctttaaggtggaTCACACTTGAAggtctttagatttttttttcttttgtgcacATTATGACCTAGAAACCTAGAAGAACTGCTGTTTTAAGGTCTCTTCTAATTCTGTATAGGTCAGTTTTTCACATGAAAGTTATCCTGTAGACAGAGTTTCACACTGTGTAACGTTAATATATGTTGTTAATACACACTAGTAGTGCTAGGGGAGAAATCAAAGGGCTGATCTATGATAAATGTATTTCAGTCACTGCTCCTCAGTCAAGAATTGAGGTGACCCAGGGatcattatgtttatttaatcatCTTTAATCATTGCTGGAATAATGTTTCCTCCATTTCTGTCTTCTACAACTTCAGGTTTGGATATAGCCTCACAAAGTGAAGATGGCATTCAGTGCCTTAATGCACAGGAAGCTCATGCAAACACAGACCTTTATACAGGCTAAATAAAATTTTTGTCTGGTTGAGAGGACAATACACCATGTGGAAATTCTGCCCTATAGTGGCTTATACTCAACAGTGCTTTGTGGCACAACATCTGTGTGGCAATGTGTGGGAGAGAGATAATGTCTGGGGATGGGCATCTTTTctgaggagggggggggggggcaggggTGGGAGGGACAGAAGCGTGAGGCAGACGGGAAACTCCCTACGGTCATCCTACCTCCCCTACAACTGGGCACCAGTGAGGCTCTTCTCATCCTTCAACACCATGCACACATGATTTCATACAATCAACACAGTACAAGGCTGAGGtcttttagcatttatttaaCCACCTATAGCCAATAACAGGAAAGAGCTCAGTTGACCTAAGAAAGGAGAAAAGGGAAGCCTTGAAATGGCAGACAGGCACGTGGTTGGATGAAAATTAACAGGTTGCTCAACAATAAATGTGACATTtggaaactaaaataatattttagcatatGAAGATGCTAagaaattaattctaataattataataggcCTTAATCATTAAACTACTTAATTACTGCCTCTTCTGTCCACCTTTAATCAAAGTATCATTATCATAACCGGAATGCTAGCAATGAAAGTGAGCAATAAGGGGCATGCtcaaaatgcatatataaaataaatgcataaatgtatgtatttctcAAAGCACTGTTTATTTAGCTAACTagccttaatttttttaaaaactttttaattgtttattcttGTCTGCCTTCCCCATTTCTCTCTTGCAGTCTCTCTAGACACTTCAGCAGCAGGATGTTATGTCAGATCAAATGAATCCCAGATGAAGCGTGGCAGAGATTAAGCAGCAAGTCTGGGTGGAATAGCAGCGTTTTCAAAATAATGAACATGTTAAAGTGGCTGCTTTAAATTGACTCATCAGACGAGACATCCTTCTGCCCTCCCCTGACACAACATGAAGTTATGTGGTTGAAACCTTCTAATCCATCCTTTGAGACTCAGGATTAAGCTCAAGGGCCAATTTTATCCTCTTTCACAGAATTTTTGGCAATACATTGCTGTGCGAATGCTTGTTGATGTGTTGCATTTTGCTTATATAATATTTTCCTCATATTTATTTCTACTGTTAGCTATAAACACAGAGTATAGCTCATCTTCATTTCACAGTTTAACTTCACCTTTAGAGCTCAACATTTTAAGAGATGAACCCTTATTTCCATAGGATTTATCAGATGCAAAAATGATTGCATTGCATTTTCTTTAATGAAAAAGCAAAGATTAATCACTAAAATATCAATAGTTGGTAATCTATTTTTGTATGGGGGTTGATGGGTCCTCTAGGTCATTCTCTATTCCTTCTAACCAAAaccacaataaatatataaataaatacattcagttGATAATAACAGAGAACGAAACAAGTCCTACTTGAATATGTAAATAGCTAATGAGAAGAGCTCGTTATTTGAATAATCAATGCTCAATTAGCAAGTTAATTGGAAACAAATTATTCTAGAAATAATTACACATCAGAGTATATTTGGAAGTTCAGCAAATGTGCTACAAATGTATTAATTGGTCTTTGCTATATTATTAGATTTTCCTTACAAAGTACAAAGGTTTTGAAAAACAGCATGTAGTATGGGCTCAGTATTGTGTCCAACCAGCTGACTGCCAGAGCACCTTGTGATTGAGCCGACCAATCACACACAGCTTCATCGGGGTGTGTGGCAGGAACTGACAATGTTTTGAAGATTGCTTATTCATAAAAAAGTAAGGTGCGGTTATATATATGTAAAGAGATAATAAACAAGAAGAGAGATCATTTACATAATATcgtatctatacaaaataaacagaaaatattggtttgtagttttaattaaattttgctCCTTCTTACAAACAATAAATCATTGAGAAAGGTGATGCAAGGTTTTTTAATGTCTTAT
This genomic interval carries:
- the LOC113051671 gene encoding insulin-induced gene 1 protein-like isoform X2 gives rise to the protein MAVVGLLYPCLDRHLGEPHKFKREWASVTRCIAVFVGINHASAKLDFANNVQLSLTLAALSLGLWWTFDRSRSGFGLGLTTAFLATLIAQLLVYNGIYQYTSPDFLYVRSWLPCIFFSGGVTVGNIGRQLAMGSTEKPHND
- the LOC113051671 gene encoding insulin-induced gene 1 protein-like isoform X1, whose translation is MPRLEEHCWSCSCSSTVKTKDLSSASWSVCKSGEMMSIITSVLGHAYGSLHSLQSANLIRRGLVLFIVGVVLALVLNLLQIQRNVTLFPEEVLDTLFSSAWWIPLCCGTAAAVVGLLYPCLDRHLGEPHKFKREWASVTRCIAVFVGINHASAKLDFANNVQLSLTLAALSLGLWWTFDRSRSGFGLGLTTAFLATLIAQLLVYNGIYQYTSPDFLYVRSWLPCIFFSGGVTVGNIGRQLAMGSTEKPHND